In the genome of Synechococcus sp. CB0101, the window GCAACCCCATCGCTTCATAGAAGGGCTGCATCTGCCCCACCAACTTTGTGTCGGAGCCCTGGGTTTTGATCAGCGCCGTGATCTCGGCCAGCTGGCCGGCGCGATTGCGGGCTACAAGTTGATGGGGAACGAGGCATTCCGCGTGGCTGAGCCCGGAGCCATCGGGGTGCTCCACGCTGTGTTCCTGCACCAACAGCCAGCGGTAGCCCGCCTGTTTCAGGGCCACCACCAGGGCGTAGAGCACATCGGGGTCATTGGGCAGGTGCATCTCCGGTAGGGAGAAACCGCGCACCCGTTGCAGAGCCGCCTCACCGAAGAGGGCCGCGAAGTGGTGCTGCCAGGCCTGGATCTGCAAGGCGAAATCGGCCACCGGTGTGGAGCTGGCCACGGCGTGGCCCCAGAAGGTGCCGAGCCACTCCACATGCGGTTGCAGGCCGGGGTCGCAGGCGAGCTGGTGCAGCGCATCGAGGATGTCGCGCCGGCCCATCTGCTCGAAGCCCCACAGCAAGGTGCCGGAGTAATCGAGCATGATCCGCGGATTGCAGCCCTCTGCCATCAGCTGCGGAATCAGATCCGCCATGCGGCGGTAGCACTGGGCAAAGGGTTCAGCGTTGTGGTTATCGCCTTCGCCTGGGTGCTCCAGCATGTACTGGAGATGGCTGATCAGCTCACCATGGGCCCCGGCGGGGATGGTGGGCTGATGCATGTGGAGCGCGCAGGCAAAGCAGGCGTTCACCCCCGCCAGGCTTTGCGCTGGGCTGGCCGGCGCTGCTTGCGCCATCAGGGCGCGCAGTTCAGCTTCACGGCCAGCAATTGGGGGCAGCGGTTTTAGCGCTTCACAGTTGTCCAGAT includes:
- a CDS encoding glycosyl hydrolase family 57; the encoded protein is MAQAAPASPAQSLAGVNACFACALHMHQPTIPAGAHGELISHLQYMLEHPGEGDNHNAEPFAQCYRRMADLIPQLMAEGCNPRIMLDYSGTLLWGFEQMGRRDILDALHQLACDPGLQPHVEWLGTFWGHAVASSTPVADFALQIQAWQHHFAALFGEAALQRVRGFSLPEMHLPNDPDVLYALVVALKQAGYRWLLVQEHSVEHPDGSGLSHAECLVPHQLVARNRAGQLAEITALIKTQGSDTKLVGQMQPFYEAMGLHPVELGSTTIPPLVAQIADGENGGVMMNEFPPAFIQSYQRLRDDADGRTTAINGTEYLDRLAASGVSEQDFTAIQAAGQHRVWQEADSGGPVNLEGSSWTNNISWVEGYTNVLEPMQELSARFHQRFDPAVADDPGTTRTPAYQNALLHLLLLETSCFRYWGQGTWTDYARELFRRGLAGIEQPHSPGA